The following coding sequences are from one Schizosaccharomyces osmophilus chromosome 1, complete sequence window:
- the nta1 gene encoding protein N-terminal amidase Nta1, protein MKYGCVQFNPTIGKIQNNVEKLFSLLKKNEEHLRSVDLLVFPELVLSGYNFKNSSEIEPFLEDVKNEKSPSLSFAKSVAEQYRCYTIIGFPEIQKFDDQTSYYNSTALVSPQAKLLRIYQKHFLYDTDKTWATEGKGFMYDDSLPELGPISMAICMDINPKDFTAPFEKFEYANFIKDQMMKESSILNSKKQMPPLIALSMAWLLCDSDCLTVPQPDLMNVKYWVARLSPLVDMEKDCTLLIANRWGQERDVTFAGSSCILRIGHGKAVVHSLLNATEDNIAFAEIND, encoded by the exons ATGAAATATGGCTGTGTGCAATTTAATCCAACAATTGgtaaaatacaaaataaCGTTGAAAAACTGTTTTCgctcttgaaaaaaaacgaagaGCATCTTCGTTCAGTGGATTTGCTAGTTTTTCCAGAATTGGTTTTGTCAG GCtacaatttcaaaaacagcTCTGAGATAGAGCCATTTCTGGAAGATGTCAAAAACGAGAAAAGCCCTAGTTTGTCGTTCGCTAAAAGTGTAGCTGAGCAGTATCGCTGTTATACTATTATTGGGTTTCCAgagattcaaaaatttgatgatCAAACGTCTTATTATAACAGCACAGCTTTGGTTTCCCCCCAGGCGAAACTACTGAGGATATATCAAAAGCATTTCCTCTATGACACCGATAAAACTTGGGCAAcagaaggaaaaggatttaTGTATGATGATTCCCTACCAGAATTGGGTCCTATTTCAATGGCTATCTGCATGGATATTAATCCCAAGGACTTCACTGCACCTTTTGAGAAATTTGAATATGCCAATTTCATTAAGGACCAAATGATGAAAGAGAGCTCAAtattgaattcaaaaaaacaaatgccTCCACTTATTGCTTTAAGTATGGCCTGGTTGCTCTGTGACTCAGATTGCTTAACGGTTCCTCAGCCAGATTTAATGAATGTTAAATATTGGGTGGCCAGACTGTCTCCTTTAGTTGACATGGAAAAGGATTGTACTCTTCTAATTGCTAATCGTTGGGGCCAGGAAAGAGATGTTACATTCGCTGGTTCAAGTTGTATTTTGCGTATTGGGCACGGCAAAGCTGTAGTTCACAGTTTACTAAACGCAACAGAAGATAATATTGCTTTCGCAGAAATTAATGATTAA
- the cxr1 gene encoding splicing factor Cxr1: MTSVQSEQGSVPEPSFENPSTTPRIQDSPSPTMKRTPQDLSTKPENGFFDREPSFEPFGDNDPSSLDGPSEDNISSIPVISEPASHEKTTLWMGELEPWLNEMFIQQTWASLGHNVIIKLIQNKFTGLNSGYCFIDFSTHEEAKAAMEYNGKPLPGTNRLFKLNWASGGGIGGRSSSKTPEYSLFVGDLSPVVTERMLFSLFASEYPSCKSVKIMTDPSTRNSRGYGFVRFTDETEQKSALTEMQGKICGDRPIRVGIATPKSKAQVISPVGLMPLNLQPMGFYNPSQSMPHPMPQPVPQYPDATNSTVFVGSLSKNVSENDLHALFQNFGDITYVKIPPGKGCGFVQFVSHQSAELAIAQLQGYPLGNSRIRLSWGRNQNSSLNPPPVVAYHSQVSPASVPAAPLFPTVGMPAQAPFSPYAAMTSSPLPMPAVAPMNLEVPMQSSSYLPEQAYAPSPSNPMSPGAVTPIDDSFPAMRQ, translated from the coding sequence ATGACTTCCGTCCAATCTGAACAAGGATCGGTCCCCGAACCCAGCTTTGAGAATCCTTCCACGACTCCTCGCATACAAGACAGTCCAAGTCCTACTATGAAGCGCACTCCACAGGATCTGTCCACTAAGCCCGAAAATGGGTTCTTTGACCGCGAACCCTCGTTCGAGCCCTTCGGCGACAATGatccttcttccttggaTGGTCCCTCCGAAGACAATATTTCCTCCATTCCCGTCATCAGCGAGCCCGCGTCCCATGAAAAAACAACCCTCTGGATGGGCGAATTGGAGCCTTGGCTCAATGAAATGTTTATCCAACAAACTTGGGCCTCTCTTGGACACAACGTCATTATCAAGCTGATTCAGAATAAATTCACCGGCCTAAATTCCGGTTACTGCTTCATTGACTTTAGTACACATGAAGAAGCCAAAGCCGCCATGGAGTATAATGGCAAACCCCTTCCCGGCACCAATCGGTTGTTCAAACTGAACTGGGCTTCTGGAGGAGGCATTGGCGGTcgttcttcttccaaaactcCAGAgtattctctttttgtcgGTGACTTGTCTCCCGTCGTTACAGAACGCATGttgttttccttgtttgCCTCCGAGTATCCTTCCTGTAAATCCGTCAAAATCATGACGGATCCTAGCACCCGCAATTCTCGAGGATACGGCTTTGTCCGGTTCACCGACGAAACCGAGCAAAAGAGCGCGCTCACCGAAATGCAGGGAAAGATTTGTGGAGATCGACCCATTCGAGTCGGAATCGCCACTCCAAAATCCAAGGCCCAAGTCATCAGTCCCGTTGGATTAATGCCCCTTAATCTTCAGCCCATGGGTTTTTACAATCCTTCGCAGTCTATGCCGCACCCCATGCCCCAGCCCGTCCCCCAATACCCTGATGCTACCAACTCTACTGTTTTTGTAGGCAGCCTTTCCAAAAATGTCTCCGAAAATGACCTTCATGCGCTGTTTCAGAACTTTGGTGATATCACGTATGTGAAAATTCCTCCAGGAAAAGGTTGCGGCTTTGTGCAGTTTGTGAGCCATCAGTCAGCAGAGCTGGCCATAGCCCAGTTGCAAGGATATCCCCTAGGTAATTCTCGCATCCGTCTCTCTTGgggaagaaaccaaaattcATCGCTCAATCCTCCTCCCGTGGTAGCTTATCATTCACAGGTTTCACCCGCTTCCGTGCCTGCTGCTCCGCTTTTCCCTACCGTTGGAATGCCTGCCCAGGCTCCGTTCAGTCCTTATGCTGCAATGACCTCTTCCCCATTACCGATGCCAGCTGTCGCTCCTATGAATTTGGAAGTCCCCATGCAATCTTCCAGTTATCTTCCTGAACAGGCATACGCCCCAAGTCCGTCAAATCCCATGTCCCCCGGCGCCGTTACACCTATCGACGACTCTTTTCCAGCTATGAGACAATAA
- the rrp2 gene encoding DNA translocase/ SUMO-targeted ubiquitin ligase E3 has translation MEKSKAFSCVDPNLCNHFPPCLKDAKHHFSSTNSESNPNPFSSLSNGNAPALQDFDFQRKLAFLNRKRQLDRAVPSQPPMDPRPLFASPSHDDKDANSKLSAFSPRLPPVDPLPFGEREDIKKEGTTPLPSYASAASHEQKQPQREKDDPIIVISDSEEDEKPSIVESTPVVKDEKQAVPTSPYDIPNEVIETGYKRPRLHSNDNKDHMLDVKPSWTGTSGSAPQSILWDGGTNENPISLTDDEDEAHFNQLLADASVSMDAPHHQLPFYSDSSTSFPDLPNPSSFQAFPPQHPWGVPPPPLVLHQPHLFQDHTSLTQKEQLKELFKDLDDQLESFPQAREGTPAGLVPVLMEHQKEGLAWLKKMEESTKRGGVLADDMGLGKTVQILALLVSRPSNDPKTKTTLIVAPVALIQQWRREIIAKIKPSMRPSIYVHHGQLKKHRSAEELTNYDVVLTTYNVIAYEYRHRMAYEQSLAEGAPIEKFEHLPFFEANWYRVVLDEAQTIKNRNTLSARGCCLLQSTLRWCLSGTPMQNGIEEFYSLVKFLRIQPYCDWSHFSRDFAGRLNQESDSSRAMKRFRGLIKAVLLRRTKTTKIDGKPILTLPPKTVRKEESALSKPEMEFYNALQAGAQIQMRKYMQEGTVTTHYGSILVLLLRLRQACCHPWLLVARQTTDDDNDSFQKEARSLYNKLSGEALNRLKTTEMLRCSVCQDYVLDLQIIIPCGHFVCRECLSHLITSSEVAAQRDATEEANPKCTICFEYIVPDNFISYNLFRRFAGMTPIIGSDNKLKTDRLAELLPQGYNNILENRELGMNIFTNPYNWITSTKIDKAVGEITSILKEHPQDKILVFSQFVSFLELFTVPLQQNNVQFIHYHGGLSPTARNEAILQFETDTNSSVLLISLKAGNVGLNLTCANHVLVLDPFWNPYIEEQAIDRAHRIGQSKPVNVLKITVNNTVEERVLALQEKKRELIDSALGEKGLREISRLNTKELAFLFGM, from the coding sequence atggaaaaaagtAAGGCTTTTTCTTGTGTGGATCCAAATCTATGTAATCATTTCCCTCCATGCCTTAAAGATGCCAAACATCACTTTTCATCCACCAATTCAGAATCCAACCCAAAtcccttttcttctctctCCAACGGGAACGCGCCTGCTTTACAAGATTTCGATTTCCAGAGaaaacttgcttttttgaatcgAAAACGCCAACTCGACCGTGCTGTCCCATCGCAACCTCCCATGGATCCTCGTCCTCTGTTTGCCTCTCCTTCCCACGACGACAAGGATGCCAATTCAAAATTGTCAGCATTTTCTCCGCGTTTGCCTCCCGTAGACCCTCTTCCCTTTGGCGAACGAGAAGAcatcaagaaagaaggcACTACTCCCCTTCCTTCCTACGCTTCAGCTGCTTCCCATGAGCAAAAACAACCGCAACGTGAGAAGGATGATCCAATTATCGTCATCAGTGActctgaagaagacgaGAAACCATCTATTGTTGAATCTACGCCTGTCGTGAAGGATGAAAAGCAAGCCGTTCCCACCTCCCCATACGATATTCCCAACGAGGTAATTGAAACCGGCTACAAACGCCCACGGCTGCATTCCAACGACAACAAAGACCATATGCTTGATGTCAAGCCTTCTTGGACTGGAACCTCTGGAAGCGCTCCCCAGTCCATCTTGTGGGATGGGGGAACCAATGAAAATCCCATTTCCCTCACCGACGATGAAGACGAAGCTCACTTTAATCAACTCCTCGCCGATGCTTCTGTAAGCATGGATGCTCCTCATCATCAGCTACCCTTCTATTCTGACTCTTCCACTTCCTTTCCCGATCTTCCCAATCCTTCTTCGTTTCAAGCTTTTCCGCCCCAGCATCCATGGGGTgttcctcctcctcctttGGTTCTGCATCAACCCCATCTTTTCCAAGACCACACGTCTTTGACCCAGAAAGAACAGCTAAAAGAGCTTTTCAAAGACTTAGACGATCAGCTCGAAAGCTTTCCGCAAGCTCGCGAAGGGACACCAGCTGGCTTGGTGCCTGTGCTTATGGAGCACCAAAAGGAGGGATTGGCCTGGCTtaagaaaatggaagaaagtACTAAAAGGGGTGGCGTCCTTGCTGACGATATGGGTTTGGGTAAAACAGTACAAATACTGGCATTGCTGGTATCCAGGCCTTCCAACGATCCCAAGACCAAGACAACTTTGATTGTCGCTCCCGTGGCCTTGATCCAACAATGGCGCAGAGAAATCAttgcaaaaataaaacctTCTATGCGTCCAAGCATATACGTACACCATGGTCAATTAAAGAAACACAGATCAGCTGAAGAACTTACGAATTACGACGTCGTCCTAACTACTTATAATGTGATCGCTTATGAGTATCGACACCGAATGGCTTACGAACAGAGTTTAGCGGAAGGTGCACctattgaaaaatttgaacatCTACCTTTTTTCGAAGCCAATTGGTATCGCGTTGTTTTGGATGAAGCTCagacaataaaaaacagaaataCCCTTTCTGCCAGAGGTTGTTGCTTACTGCAATCTACCCTTCGATGGTGTCTCAGTGGTACGCCTATGCAAAATGGTATAGAAGAATTTTATAGTTTGGTCAAGTTTTTAAGGATCCAACCTTATTGCGATTGGTCCCATTTTTCAAGAGACTTTGCTGGTCGACTAAACCAAGAATCTGATTCATCCAGAGCTATGAAGCGCTTTCGTGGGCTAATCAAGGCTGTTTTACTTCGCCGAACAAAGACTACGAAAATTGACGGGAAGCCTATTCTTACACTTCCTCCGAAAACCGTGCGAAAGGAAGAATCTGCTTTATCAAAGCCTGAGATGGAGTTTTATAATGCTTTACAAGCAGGTGCTCAAATTCAAATGAGAAAGTATATGCAAGAGGGTACCGTCACAACTCATTACGGAAGCATTTTAGTCTTGCTACTTCGACTTCGACAAGCTTGTTGTCATCCTTGGTTACTGGTAGCAAGACAAACGACCGATGATGATAATGatagttttcaaaaagaggCCAGAAGTTTATATAATAAGCTTTCGGGTGAAGCTCTAAATCGTTTGAAGACTACCGAAATGTTGCGATGCTCTGTATGCCAAGACTATGTTTTGGATCTTCAAATTATTATTCCATGTGGCCATTTCGTTTGCCGTGAGTGTTTGAGTCATCTCATCACGTCTAGTGAAGTTGCGGCTCAGAGAGATGCTACGGAAGAAGCAAACCCAAAATGTACTATTTGCTTTGAGTACATAGTCCCAGATAACTTTATAAGCTACAATCTTTTTCGGCGTTTTGCTGGAATGACACCCATCATAGGCTCGGAtaataaattgaaaactGATCGACTTGCTGAATTATTGCCGCAGGGATATAATAATATTTTGGAGAATCGCGAACTAGgaatgaatatttttacGAACCCCTACAACTGGATTACGTCTACCAAAATTGACAAAGCCGTGGGCGAAATAACTTCTATCTTAAAAGAACATCCGCAAGACAAAATTTTAGTGTTCTCTCAATTTGTCTCATTCTTAGAATTGTTCACTGTTCCACTTCAGCAGAATAACGTTCAGTTCATACACTATCATGGTGGACTAAGTCCTACCGCTCGAAATGAAGCTATCTTGCAATTCGAAACCGATACAAACAGCAGCGTGCTATTGATTTCATTGAAGGCAGGAAATGTTGGACTAAATTTAACGTGTGCTAATCACGTACTTGTTTTGGACCCATTCTGGAATCCTTATATTGAAGAGCAAGCTATTGATCGCGCACATCGAATCGGTCAGAGTAAGCCCGTTAATGTTTTAAAGATTACAGTGAATAATACAGTGGAAGAGCGAGTACTTGCTTTGcaggagaaaaaaagagaattaaTTGATAGCGCGTTAGGCGAGAAGGGCTTACGGGAAATTTCACGCTTAAACACAAAGGAGCTGGCCTTCTTGTTTGGTAtgtaa